A genomic region of Microbacterium schleiferi contains the following coding sequences:
- a CDS encoding ABC transporter ATP-binding protein, which translates to MENDAVRVRNLRKTYGSRAAVDDVSFEISAGETFALLGPNGAGKSTTVEILEGYRRRTSGEVDVLGVDPNHGGLDWKSRLGIVLQSTGNAATFTVREQLRQFAGYYPRARDVEEVIAAVGLQEKANTRIAKLSGGQQRRVDVALGIIGSPELLFLDEPTTGFDPQARREFWALIKRLQNDGTTILLTTHYLDEAAQLADRVAVIDRGRLQAIGPVATFGGDQARMPVVSWTEAGTRYQERVARPAEFVRALVERLGGEPEDVEIRRPSLEDIYLEMVTEAADESVVPSAAATDTEVSA; encoded by the coding sequence ATGGAAAACGATGCGGTGCGGGTGCGGAACCTGCGCAAGACCTACGGATCACGAGCAGCCGTCGATGACGTCTCGTTCGAGATCTCGGCGGGAGAGACGTTCGCTCTGCTCGGTCCCAACGGGGCTGGTAAGTCGACGACCGTCGAGATTCTCGAGGGATACCGGCGACGCACGAGCGGCGAGGTCGACGTTCTCGGCGTCGACCCCAACCACGGCGGCCTGGATTGGAAGTCCCGACTCGGCATCGTGCTGCAGTCCACGGGTAACGCTGCCACGTTCACGGTGCGGGAGCAGCTGCGCCAGTTCGCGGGCTACTACCCGCGTGCCCGTGACGTCGAAGAGGTCATCGCCGCCGTCGGCCTGCAAGAGAAGGCGAACACACGCATCGCGAAGCTCTCGGGCGGCCAGCAGCGCCGCGTCGATGTCGCTCTCGGGATCATCGGTTCGCCCGAGCTGCTCTTTCTCGATGAGCCCACGACCGGGTTCGACCCGCAAGCACGCCGCGAATTCTGGGCCCTCATCAAGCGTCTTCAGAACGACGGCACAACCATCCTGCTCACCACGCACTACCTCGATGAGGCCGCTCAGTTGGCCGATCGTGTCGCGGTGATCGACCGTGGGCGGCTGCAGGCGATCGGCCCCGTCGCGACGTTCGGGGGAGACCAGGCGCGCATGCCGGTGGTCTCCTGGACCGAGGCTGGCACGCGCTACCAGGAGCGGGTCGCGCGACCGGCAGAATTCGTTCGCGCACTGGTCGAGCGTCTCGGCGGCGAGCCGGAGGACGTGGAGATCCGCCGTCCGAGCTTGGAAGACATTTACCTGGAGATGGTCACCGAGGCTGCAGACGAGTCCGTCGTGCCCAGCGCGGCGGCAACAGACACGGAGGTATCGGCATGA
- a CDS encoding pyridoxal phosphate-dependent aminotransferase, translated as MTDRTPLSRKLSAIAESATLKVDAKAKALQAAGRPVISYAAGEPDFPTPQFVVDAAADALHDPKNFRYTPAAGLPDLRQAIADKTRRDSALEVAPSQVIVTNGGKQAVYQAFQTVVNPGDEVLLPAPYWTTYPEAIQLADGIPVEVFAGADQDYKVTVEQLEAARTDRTTTLVFVSPSNPTGSVYTEEETRAIGEWALAHGIWVITDEIYQHLVYDGARAVSIVEAVPELAQQTILVNGVAKTYAMTGWRVGWMVGPADAMKLAANLQSHLTSNVNNIAQRAAIAALTGPQDEAERMREAFDRRRRVIVAELAKIPGVTVPTPLGAFYAYPDVRGLLGREWRGIRVETSLELADLVLDQIEVAVVPGEAFGPSGYLRMSYALGDDALLEGLRRMQDLFS; from the coding sequence GTGACCGACCGCACTCCCCTGTCTCGCAAACTATCCGCCATCGCCGAGTCCGCGACCCTGAAAGTCGATGCGAAGGCGAAGGCGCTTCAGGCCGCGGGGCGGCCCGTCATCAGCTACGCCGCGGGCGAGCCGGACTTCCCGACGCCGCAGTTCGTCGTGGATGCCGCTGCCGACGCGCTCCACGACCCCAAGAACTTCCGGTACACGCCCGCCGCGGGCCTCCCGGACCTGCGTCAGGCGATCGCAGACAAGACCCGGCGCGACTCAGCGCTGGAGGTTGCGCCCTCGCAGGTGATCGTCACCAACGGCGGCAAGCAGGCGGTCTACCAGGCCTTCCAGACCGTTGTGAACCCGGGCGACGAGGTGCTCCTGCCGGCGCCGTACTGGACCACATATCCCGAAGCGATTCAGCTCGCCGACGGCATCCCGGTCGAGGTGTTCGCCGGGGCTGACCAGGACTACAAGGTCACCGTCGAACAGCTCGAGGCCGCGCGCACCGACCGGACGACCACCCTGGTCTTCGTGTCGCCGTCGAACCCGACCGGCTCGGTCTATACGGAGGAAGAGACCCGCGCGATCGGTGAGTGGGCCCTCGCCCACGGGATCTGGGTCATCACGGATGAGATCTACCAGCACCTCGTCTACGACGGCGCCCGTGCGGTCTCGATCGTCGAGGCCGTCCCCGAGCTCGCGCAGCAGACGATCCTCGTCAACGGCGTTGCCAAGACGTACGCCATGACGGGGTGGCGCGTGGGCTGGATGGTCGGTCCCGCCGATGCCATGAAGCTCGCCGCGAACCTGCAGTCGCACCTGACGAGCAACGTCAACAACATTGCGCAGCGGGCCGCGATCGCGGCGCTCACCGGGCCGCAGGACGAGGCCGAGCGGATGCGCGAAGCCTTCGACCGCCGCCGTCGCGTCATCGTTGCGGAACTCGCGAAGATTCCCGGCGTGACAGTTCCGACTCCGCTTGGGGCGTTCTACGCGTACCCGGACGTGCGCGGCCTGCTCGGACGCGAGTGGCGCGGCATCCGCGTGGAGACGTCGCTCGAACTGGCCGACCTCGTCCTCGACCAGATCGAAGTCGCTGTCGTGCCCGGCGAGGCTTTCGGTCCGAGCGGCTACCTGCGGATGTCGTACGCGCTCGGCGACGACGCCCTCCTCGAGGGCCTGCGCCGGATGCAGGATCTGTTCTCCTAG
- a CDS encoding UDP-N-acetylmuramate dehydrogenase: MPEVTPRPLSSLTTLRTGGEPARMWDAHDRDDLIAALRAVWATGEPWFVLGGGSNLLVGDEPFEGAVIRILTRGIERLPAPAPQVARLRVQAGHDWDELVAYTVAEGLSGIAAMSGIPGTVGAAPVQNIGAYGQEIVQTLVEVELIDESTGEVSTVPAADLGLGFRTSVLKHHHGSEPIRRAVILSVTLDLLEVGPAPRRLRGAQLRQALGLGDEDAVTLQWVRDHVLATRARKGMVLDDADPDTYSAGSFFQNAVVSASVARTLPPECPRWPVRPDGLDVPADPVRIIPLESFDGYIPPADTTEPDVKVSAAWLIEHSGIRKGFHLPRSRAALSSKHALALTNHAGATAAEIAELARFIQGRVQAEFGLILQPEPVLVDVDL; the protein is encoded by the coding sequence ATGCCCGAGGTCACGCCCAGGCCCCTGTCGAGCCTGACAACGCTTCGCACCGGCGGTGAACCCGCGCGGATGTGGGACGCGCACGATCGCGATGACCTCATCGCGGCGCTTCGTGCGGTCTGGGCAACGGGCGAGCCCTGGTTCGTCCTCGGGGGCGGGTCGAACCTTCTCGTCGGAGACGAGCCGTTTGAGGGCGCCGTGATCCGCATCCTGACCCGCGGCATCGAGCGGCTCCCCGCCCCGGCGCCGCAGGTTGCGCGCCTGCGCGTCCAAGCCGGCCACGACTGGGACGAGCTCGTCGCGTACACCGTGGCCGAGGGCCTCTCGGGCATCGCTGCGATGTCGGGCATTCCCGGAACCGTGGGTGCCGCACCCGTTCAGAACATCGGCGCCTACGGTCAGGAGATCGTGCAGACGCTCGTCGAGGTCGAACTGATCGATGAGAGCACCGGCGAGGTCTCGACCGTTCCCGCCGCCGACCTCGGCCTCGGCTTCCGCACGTCCGTCCTCAAGCATCACCACGGCTCCGAGCCGATCCGCCGTGCCGTCATCCTCTCTGTCACGCTCGACCTGCTCGAGGTAGGCCCGGCGCCGCGGCGGCTGCGCGGTGCACAGTTGCGGCAGGCGCTCGGCCTCGGTGACGAGGACGCTGTCACGTTGCAGTGGGTACGCGATCACGTCCTGGCGACCCGGGCCCGCAAAGGCATGGTGCTCGACGACGCCGATCCCGACACGTACAGTGCGGGCTCGTTCTTCCAGAACGCCGTGGTCTCGGCATCCGTCGCTCGAACGCTACCGCCGGAGTGCCCGCGGTGGCCCGTGCGGCCCGACGGGCTCGACGTGCCTGCCGATCCGGTGCGGATCATCCCGCTCGAGTCCTTCGACGGATATATCCCGCCCGCCGACACAACCGAGCCGGATGTCAAGGTCAGCGCCGCATGGCTCATCGAGCACTCCGGCATCCGCAAGGGCTTCCATCTGCCGCGCTCGCGTGCCGCACTCTCCAGCAAGCACGCGCTCGCTCTCACCAACCACGCCGGCGCGACAGCCGCCGAGATCGCCGAGCTCGCGCGCTTCATTCAGGGCCGGGTGCAGGCCGAGTTCGGGCTCATCCTGCAGCCTGAACCCGTGCTCGTCGACGTCGATCTCTAG
- a CDS encoding MaoC/PaaZ C-terminal domain-containing protein, producing MSAHTIDSAELAVGDIVAERTVHLTRESLVRYAGASGDFNPIHYRDDVAASVGLPGVLAHGMLTMGLAVETVVPWLGDAGRILDYGVRFTRPVVVDPDAGADVGIRAKVITIDDDAITIELSVTAADTAVLGKARLRARRG from the coding sequence ATGAGCGCGCACACCATCGACTCGGCCGAGCTCGCCGTGGGTGACATCGTCGCCGAGCGCACGGTGCACCTGACCCGTGAGTCTCTCGTGCGCTACGCGGGAGCATCCGGGGACTTCAATCCGATCCACTACCGCGATGACGTTGCGGCGTCGGTCGGGCTTCCCGGCGTTCTCGCGCACGGGATGCTCACGATGGGCCTGGCCGTCGAGACCGTCGTGCCCTGGCTCGGCGATGCCGGCCGCATCCTCGACTACGGTGTGCGCTTCACGCGGCCCGTGGTCGTCGACCCGGATGCCGGCGCCGACGTGGGCATCCGAGCGAAGGTGATCACGATCGACGACGACGCGATCACGATCGAGTTGAGCGTGACCGCCGCGGACACGGCAGTGCTGGGCAAGGCACGCCTGCGCGCCCGCCGAGGCTGA
- a CDS encoding FAS1-like dehydratase domain-containing protein, producing the protein MPVNPELVGREFPPTAPYLVGREKVREFARAVFAGDPQHTDPDAARALGYADVVAPPTFAMVIQDLTLQQLLAEPDSGIELHRLIHAEQRFAYARPIVAGDKLVATLAITQVRPFGKGAMVTSEATITDADDAHVVTATSVLLVGGDEE; encoded by the coding sequence GTGCCTGTGAACCCTGAACTGGTCGGGCGGGAGTTCCCGCCGACCGCCCCGTATCTGGTGGGACGCGAGAAGGTCCGGGAGTTCGCGCGAGCCGTGTTCGCTGGCGACCCTCAGCACACCGACCCCGACGCCGCGCGCGCCCTCGGGTACGCCGATGTCGTGGCCCCGCCGACCTTCGCGATGGTTATTCAAGACCTCACGCTGCAGCAGCTTCTCGCCGAGCCCGACTCCGGAATCGAGCTGCACCGACTCATCCACGCTGAGCAGCGCTTCGCCTACGCGCGTCCGATCGTCGCGGGCGACAAACTGGTCGCGACACTCGCGATCACGCAGGTGCGTCCGTTCGGCAAGGGCGCGATGGTCACGAGCGAGGCCACCATCACGGATGCCGATGACGCGCACGTCGTCACGGCGACCTCCGTGCTGCTGGTGGGAGGAGACGAGGAATGA
- a CDS encoding polysaccharide pyruvyl transferase family protein: MSVLIIGDVGVLDGMFHIGDEAMFEVAVDELVQRGLAPVGVSSNPTETAARYGIPAVGRLGFAGLDRAQSARRAEHLLAVGAGMAELEPDDPAREVLAALDGARMLVNAGGGNLATRWHSHVFERSTLARLARLRGLPVVVTGQTLGPDLDLPDDQIVARMLREAALVGVREPDTAALVASWGLAATLTVDDASFLGFGEGDAAGAEAARAGVVVSLSGWFAGRPADEVEQHIAALADAAARTVGPVAFHAHFGPLDPAAPARGDAALHERIRQRMSEPSTVIPTGTSRDAAALVRGADLLITGRYHPAVFAAPAGTPVLALSADRYTRIKLGGALGHWGQTGVLDLDDLPEAPQRLTTLLADSTAIRDEAAARGPRLRAASRAWWDRVAASAHN, encoded by the coding sequence GTGTCCGTTCTCATCATCGGTGACGTTGGCGTGCTCGACGGCATGTTCCACATCGGCGACGAGGCGATGTTCGAGGTCGCCGTGGACGAGCTCGTCCAGCGCGGCCTCGCACCGGTTGGCGTGAGCTCGAATCCGACCGAAACCGCGGCGCGTTACGGCATCCCCGCGGTGGGGCGCCTCGGGTTCGCGGGGCTCGATCGCGCCCAGTCCGCCCGGCGCGCCGAGCACCTGCTCGCGGTCGGCGCAGGAATGGCCGAGCTCGAACCCGATGACCCGGCGCGGGAGGTTCTCGCGGCCCTGGACGGTGCGCGGATGCTCGTCAACGCCGGCGGCGGCAATCTCGCGACACGCTGGCACAGCCATGTGTTCGAGCGGAGCACCCTGGCGCGTCTAGCCCGGCTGAGAGGCCTGCCCGTCGTCGTCACGGGCCAGACGCTCGGCCCCGACCTCGATCTGCCCGACGACCAGATCGTGGCACGGATGCTGCGCGAGGCAGCCCTCGTGGGCGTCCGCGAGCCCGACACGGCAGCCCTGGTGGCGTCCTGGGGGCTGGCGGCGACACTCACCGTCGACGACGCGTCGTTCCTGGGTTTCGGGGAGGGCGATGCCGCAGGCGCAGAGGCGGCTCGTGCAGGAGTCGTTGTGAGCCTGTCAGGGTGGTTCGCAGGAAGGCCCGCTGACGAGGTCGAGCAGCACATCGCCGCGCTCGCGGATGCTGCGGCACGAACCGTCGGACCGGTGGCATTTCACGCACACTTCGGGCCGCTCGATCCCGCCGCACCGGCACGGGGCGACGCCGCGCTTCACGAGAGGATCCGGCAGCGGATGTCGGAGCCCTCGACCGTCATCCCGACCGGCACCTCCCGCGATGCGGCAGCGCTCGTGCGCGGGGCCGACCTGCTCATCACTGGCCGCTACCACCCCGCCGTCTTCGCGGCGCCGGCCGGCACTCCCGTGCTCGCGCTCTCGGCCGACCGCTACACCCGTATCAAGCTCGGCGGAGCCCTGGGGCACTGGGGTCAGACCGGCGTTCTCGATCTCGACGATCTGCCCGAGGCCCCCCAGCGGCTCACGACGCTTCTGGCCGACTCCACCGCCATCCGCGACGAGGCGGCAGCCCGCGGGCCCCGGCTGCGGGCAGCATCGCGCGCGTGGTGGGACCGAGTGGCGGCCTCCGCCCACAACTGA